TCTTTCTGACAAAGCCAGACAAAACAATGGTTTCATTTGGTTGCACAGTAATGTCTCTGTCATTAGTAGACCGCACTGTTCCAACAGACTGTCTACAGTTAACTGTTGAAGCAGCCGATTTCCATTCTTTAGACAGTTTGTCTTCATCATTAgttgagacaaatttcaaaacatttgttcCAACTATAACTGGTACATCTAAGTTATAGTCTGTGTTTGGAACAACAAGTATTGGAACATCTATGTCTTTATTTCTAATACCAGGTATGTTGATAGTAGCCTCAATGTAACCAATATATGGTAATGCACTGCCATCTGGTCCTCTTACTATAAATTCCTCGAGGCCATGTAACTCTGGTTTTGGACTTAATTGATCAAACATATCTTCACAGATAGTTGTGATCATTGATCCTGTGTCAACAAGACATGATGTTTCAATACCgtttaagaaaactttgttttcatttgaatGTCCAACTAACCGATCAAATACATTGCAACTTTGTTTTGGAGGTTTTTCTTGAGAGTTCTTCAAGCCTCCGTTCATGAAGAACCTTTCTCGTTTAAACCGGCTGTTTTGTCAGGTTTCTTGTTATTCTCATTTGAGCTTTGTCCTTGTTGTGTATCTTGTCCTCTTCCTCCTCTTCTGTTCCATCTTCCTCTGTTGTATCCTCGACCTCTGTTATATCTGTATCCTTCCTTGTCTCTTTGTGGTGTTTCTCTGTTCTTCTGCAATTGTTCATTTTCCTTCTTTAAATCATTGACTTTCTGATCCAACTGTTCCATCTTTTCTATCAGGAGTTTCATCATCTGTTTTCCTTCATCATCTTGAAAGTTCAATGCTGATTGTTTAGCTTTATTTGTTGGAGGCTTCTCTTTCTTATCCTTCCTTTCCTTTTGTACTTTCATTTCAAATTCTTCTGACCTTACTTGTTTTCGTAATTGTTCATACGATATATCACTTTCGAAATGAACTCTTGTTGCATTTTGTAACTCTTCATTTCTTAGGCCTCTCCAGAACTTTCTTTTTAACATATCTTCCTTCTCCTTTTCTTCAATCCTTGTTTTCCTTGATGCTTGCAAGAGCATATCCTCTAGTCTTAGACCCCATTCTACTATAGATTCATTGACTTCCTGTTCTGCAAGAaagaagtgtgaaagtatactgtCTTTACTTGCAATATTTCCAAAAGCATCTTCTAATTTCTTCTCTATCTTTTCTACAGATGCATAAGGGCCTAGGTGAAGCATGATTCTCTTAGCTTGTCCTTTAAGGGCTTTCCTTATAGCCTGAATTACTACTAATTCTGAATAGATTGCCTTCACGCATTCTACTTCTAGCTTCCACTCTTCAAAGGTAGCTTCATTACGAGGCACTGGCTCCATTCCTGAAAACGGTGTTAAGTTCAGTTTCAGGTTCAAATTGTCTAGGCCTTTATTAGCTCTTTGCCTCCGTCTATCAGACTCTTCAATATGATCTGTATCATCCTCTGTATCTGTGTCTGTATCTATTCTTACTGACTTTTTCTTTGTGTCAGTCCTTTCTGGTTTATGCTCCAGCTTTTCTCGCCCTTcatctttcattttttctatCGCTAGTTCCTTTTCTTTAATCTCTCTCTCCTTTCTTTGGTACCACGTTTCTAACTTGtctattttgtcgttcattttcttttgtgtcTCTTTCATATATGAAGTGAATTCTTGTTCCTTTAAATGTAATGTCCGTTCCTTCTTTATGTGTTCTTTCtctaacttgtccatctttcctAATATCGTTTGTTCCATTTCTGTCAAGTACTTTTCTCTCTTAATCATCTCATTTTCTCTTTCCATTATCTTAATTTCTCTTTCATTGAGTTTCTTCTCTtcttctgccaaaagtttgtcttttatcaaaaactCTCTCTCCTGCTTCTTTTTCCTTCACACTGTGTGTGTCCTCATCGCCATTTACTTCATCAATTGTGAATACTGAAGCACTCAATGCCTGTATTCTCTTTTTGAATTCATCAAATGAATCATCAAGAGTGAAGTCCAAAGCTTCATCATATTTCTTACCAGCTTCACTCTCTGACGTACCTATCCTGTATGGGTCCGCTTTTCTTTCCCTTCTTTCTCTTTTCTCTGTTTCCTTTCTATCACTCTCAGTTTGATTTATACTACTGCTGACTGATTCTCCAATAAGTCTATCCGTCATATATGGTGTGCTATGATCACTTCTGTCAGGGTATATCCCTTGTGTCCGCATGCTATCATCTGTTAAATTTCTATCTGTACTTCTATCCCCAAAGTCACTTAATCTTGATCTAAAAACTTGATCAAAAGACCTCTCATGCAATGCTTCCATTTCCTTCAATCTATCCTCTGTCAATTCCTTCATTTCTTTTTCTCTATTTCTCCTTCTAAGTCTATCTTCCCGTTCACTTATTCCTCCTGTAGCCATTTTGCAAGTATTTAATTGTAAGTGTATTCGGCTGTATTCAACTTCAACTAAACAACAACACTACAGAATTCACAAATATACAATATCGTATGCGTCTGTTCATAACATCAATTCAGTATGTATTGTTATCTGACTTCCCAATCCGAAAGTTCATTTACAATATCACTTGACTTTATTATCCAGAAAATACAATCAAAATTTCCCTTGTATTCCACTTTCAAGTAGATTTCAATTAACTGTCAAGTCATATGACAAAAGAGGTCCACTAAATCGTCACTTCTTTTCAATACTTCAAAGTACTTTTATGTTACAAATACTCAATTCAGTATTCTGTAGCAATTTATTAGTCTTTCTGATACACCATACCTTTCACAACACTTTCCCAGAAGTCACTGTACTTGTAATCCAGAACAACTACTAATTTCACAATGCTAGTGATGGCAATTTAGATACACCGTACTTTTCAAAAGCACTTCAAGGATATCACCTTATCTATACCTCAGAACAATTCaacgaaatatttcaaattcacCTTTCTAAGTATGGCCTTTTTCCTacaccatatttttcaaaacactttttcaATATGTCACTTTATTTCACTTTAATCAGTACaaccaaatatttcaaattcactTTTCTAATTATGGCCTATTTCATACACCATActtttcaaaacacttttcaaGATTTCACCTTATTTCACTTTGAAACAATTCAACCAATTCTTTCAAATTCACTTTTCTAATTATGGCCTACCTCATACACCatacttttcaaaacaattttttagaTTTCACCTTATTTCACTTTGAAACAATTCAACCAATTCTTTCAAATTCACTTTTCTAATTATGGTCTATTTCATACACCATacttttcaaaacactttttaaGATTTCACCTTATTTCACTTTGAAACAATTCAACCAATTCTTTCAAATTCACTTTTCTAATTATGGTCTATTTCATACACCATacttttcaaaacactttttaaGATTTCACCTTATTTCACTTTGAAACAATTCAACCAATTCTTTCAAATTCACTTTTCTAATTATGGTCTACCTCATACACCATACTTCTTGAacaatgtatctattttgtagatGTGTTTACTTATACACCATACATTGATTCACTTCTACCTGCTATGTACAACTTTCAAATAAATGTACCAAATTCAGTTTCATGTAACTAATAACCTTTGTATGCTAATACTATTTCATTGAAGACCCTAATTCTTCACAACATACTTGATTTTACTAAGTATGTGCAATGTTATTGTTCTACCAATGGTAAATACagtatatatattacattaaattattcaacacaaatacatatacataatatagtTCAACAGTCTATTGTATTGCACAGTATGTaaacaataatatacatttattctctatgtattttattattgttgATTTATAGTATAAACTATTTATCTATATGTATCTATATGTTACATCCTGAAAAAATCTTGTCTGGTTATCCTGctgtaataaaaattatttaataaaaaacttaCTCTCTATACGGTTCGAACCAACTATCCTACAGGTATTAGCAATTTCTACATTTATAAGTCAACACCTCTAACCTCTCGACCATTCTACCGGGCATTAAGCCTATACCTGTGAAAATCGATACAGTCAATAACACGTACAAAATTATCGATAAACTAAGgaagtttacatttatttttcagatattgacaaaatttttgacaatcTACATCATCAAAA
This Mercenaria mercenaria strain notata chromosome 17, MADL_Memer_1, whole genome shotgun sequence DNA region includes the following protein-coding sequences:
- the LOC128550218 gene encoding DNA ligase 1-like codes for the protein MERENEMIKREKYLTEMEQTILGKMDKLEKEHIKKERTLHLKEQEFTSYMKETQKKMNDKIDKLETWYQRKEREIKEKELAIEKMKDEGREKLEHKPERTDTKKKSVRIDTDTDTEDDTDHIEESDRRRQRANKGLDNLNLKLNLTPFSGMEPVPRNEATFEEWKLEVECVKAIYSELVVIQAIRKALKGQAKRIMLHLGPYASVEKIEKKLEDAFGNIASKDSILSHFFLAEQEVNESIVEWGLRLEDMLLQASRKTRIEEKEKEDMLKRKFWRGLRNEELQNATRVHFESDISYEQLRKQVRSEEFEMKVQKERKDKKEKPPTNKAKQSALNFQDDEGKQMMKLLIEKMEQLDQKVNDLKKENEQLQKNRETPQRDKEGYRYNRGRGYNRGRWNRRGGRGQDTQQGQSSNENNKKPDKTAGLNEKGSS